A stretch of Sulfurimonas xiamenensis DNA encodes these proteins:
- a CDS encoding TIGR01777 family oxidoreductase: MSIGNKLKIVICGKSGLVGSKLEELFNANHNELIGLKVRENTSVESIAQQLESSDIIINLSGTTILARWSDNYKKKLYSSRIDTTKKLVDAMEICKEKPKLFLSASAVGIYASNVSHDDNSKNFADDFLSLLCQDWEAEALRAEDFGVRVAIMRFGVIYAKEGGAMQKMLPPFKMGVGGRLGSGEQMVSWIHIDDLLRAIEFIMKTPEIRGSLNFTTPYPLSNNEQTKILGKVLNRPSFFCVPAFLVKLIFGEGAHVVLDSKEAYPTKLLEHGFKFHYEKFEDALKSIV; encoded by the coding sequence ATGTCGATAGGTAATAAGCTGAAAATTGTTATATGCGGTAAAAGCGGTTTAGTCGGCTCAAAATTGGAAGAGTTGTTTAATGCAAACCATAATGAATTGATTGGCTTAAAAGTACGAGAAAATACAAGTGTGGAGAGTATAGCACAGCAGTTGGAGAGTAGTGATATTATTATCAACTTAAGCGGAACAACCATTCTTGCAAGATGGAGTGATAATTATAAAAAAAAGCTCTATAGCAGCCGAATTGATACTACGAAAAAACTTGTTGATGCCATGGAGATTTGCAAAGAGAAGCCGAAACTTTTTTTAAGCGCTTCTGCAGTTGGGATATATGCATCAAATGTCTCTCACGATGATAACTCTAAAAATTTTGCAGATGATTTTTTATCTTTGCTTTGCCAAGATTGGGAGGCTGAAGCTTTAAGAGCTGAAGATTTTGGTGTAAGAGTGGCGATTATGCGATTTGGAGTTATTTATGCCAAAGAGGGCGGAGCAATGCAAAAAATGCTGCCACCTTTTAAGATGGGAGTAGGGGGAAGATTAGGAAGCGGAGAGCAGATGGTTTCATGGATACATATCGATGATTTGCTAAGAGCTATTGAGTTTATTATGAAAACACCTGAGATAAGAGGTTCTTTGAATTTTACAACGCCTTATCCTCTCTCAAACAATGAGCAGACAAAAATTTTAGGCAAAGTTTTAAATCGCCCTTCATTCTTTTGTGTTCCTGCTTTTTTAGTTAAATTGATTTTTGGAGAGGGTGCGCATGTTGTTCTTGATTCAAAAGAGGCTTACCCTACAAAATTGCTTGAACATGGGTTTAAGTTTCATTATGAAAAATTTGAAGATGCGCTTAAGAGCATTGTATAA
- the amrA gene encoding AmmeMemoRadiSam system protein A codes for MLDPILLQIAKTAILHEFNNSYTLDKESLFRDYPFLKKEGATFVTIEHSHHLRGCIGSIIAHRSLYDDLVQNAVSAAFHDPRFHPLNEREFPNISLEVSVLSKPEILEYDDFDDLLTKVNPDIDGLILNHNGHQGTFLPQVWEQIKSPKEFLEHLSIKAGLTPLVYQEHPIIYRYHVDAIEKKFDDILSL; via the coding sequence ATGTTGGACCCTATATTACTGCAAATCGCCAAAACTGCGATCCTCCACGAATTTAATAATTCTTATACACTTGATAAAGAATCTCTTTTTAGAGACTATCCGTTTTTAAAAAAGGAGGGGGCGACATTTGTAACAATAGAACATAGTCATCATCTTCGCGGGTGTATAGGTTCAATAATTGCGCATCGTTCACTTTATGATGATCTTGTTCAAAATGCAGTTTCTGCAGCATTTCATGACCCAAGATTTCATCCTCTTAATGAAAGGGAATTTCCAAATATATCCTTGGAGGTTTCAGTTCTCAGCAAACCTGAAATTTTAGAGTATGATGATTTTGATGATCTGCTTACAAAAGTGAATCCTGATATAGACGGACTTATTTTAAATCACAACGGTCACCAAGGAACTTTTTTGCCTCAGGTTTGGGAGCAGATAAAATCTCCAAAAGAGTTTTTAGAGCATTTAAGCATAAAAGCAGGCCTGACTCCATTGGTGTATCAAGAGCATCCAATTATATATAGATATCATGTTGATGCCATAGAGAAAAAATTTGATGATATTTTATCGCTTTAA
- a CDS encoding AAA family ATPase, giving the protein MSETLIGQIDKILFEEDGFFIAILKTSEKISGSYYESDIKHIKGSAVTLRGVWHEHKKYGKTFKFEYIKVNQNELFFFLNKIVKGFTKKLSAELIEHFGPEKLVDILDNDIEKLLEFNGIKEKRLKKIQTSWKKFRSMRKIGEFLAPYDVSSTLLTTIATSMRDVDEPCAKIKNNPYILTSINQIGFKRADELALKMGVKKDDENRISSAMDYVLLNYCEQQGNSCVSKEILFGELNELLTFSDKNYLYEATLIERVSEGSIVLMKNDRVSPARLYDAEKFLYDEFKRRTNQDSGGFVKDLDMFLKEHELELGEQQREAVQKINEGASLLFLVGYAGTGKSTTSKTILDLLNTKYDSKEIITCALSGIASQRIADTTGYESATIQSLLMKFEERDNFPYSVVLIDEASMINSFLFARLISKINKNAIIIIVGDDAQLPPIGAGNILSDVLTLELAPIVKLTKIYRQSEEQAITLIANDIRKGIVPEYKKRYEDFEFIDVSISNYYALKNQLSQNELQEIRENNSAQIIAEIVHKVIDSIEKARYRLNNKQIKEYLNYFQVITPMKGGTLGVNNLNKILQEYFNPNPKKCVKKGTLELRLMDKVVHIKNENMTSWSSEEFKNGEDSAQRRIYNGMSGLLFRIDEEDEQAFVFYPNEDVVVVYEYEELKSYLMLSYALTIHKVQGMEYDIVVIPMTFSHYIMHNTKLLYTAITRAKHKCILIGESMAFESACKKFEVTRRDTVFLEL; this is encoded by the coding sequence TTGAGCGAAACTCTAATAGGTCAGATTGACAAAATACTCTTTGAAGAAGATGGTTTTTTTATAGCTATTTTAAAAACAAGTGAGAAGATCAGCGGTTCTTATTATGAGAGCGATATAAAGCATATAAAAGGCTCTGCCGTAACATTAAGAGGTGTTTGGCATGAGCATAAAAAGTATGGTAAAACCTTTAAGTTTGAATATATAAAAGTAAATCAAAATGAGCTTTTTTTCTTTTTAAATAAAATTGTAAAAGGTTTTACAAAAAAGCTCTCTGCTGAATTGATTGAGCATTTTGGTCCGGAAAAACTGGTTGATATTTTAGATAACGATATAGAAAAATTATTAGAATTTAATGGTATAAAAGAGAAGCGGCTTAAAAAAATTCAAACATCATGGAAAAAGTTTCGTTCTATGCGAAAAATAGGGGAGTTTTTAGCTCCATATGATGTCTCCTCTACGCTTTTGACCACTATTGCAACATCTATGAGAGATGTTGATGAACCATGTGCAAAAATAAAAAACAATCCATATATTCTTACTTCTATAAATCAAATCGGCTTTAAAAGAGCAGATGAACTGGCTCTAAAGATGGGTGTGAAAAAAGATGATGAAAACCGTATAAGCTCGGCTATGGATTATGTGCTTTTAAATTATTGTGAGCAGCAGGGCAACTCATGTGTTTCAAAAGAGATACTTTTTGGCGAGCTTAATGAACTTCTTACTTTTAGCGACAAAAACTATCTTTATGAAGCCACTCTTATTGAAAGAGTGAGCGAGGGAAGTATTGTTTTGATGAAAAATGATAGAGTATCTCCAGCGCGTCTTTATGACGCGGAGAAGTTTTTATATGATGAGTTTAAAAGAAGAACAAATCAGGACAGCGGCGGATTTGTAAAAGATTTGGATATGTTTTTAAAAGAGCATGAGCTTGAGCTCGGTGAACAGCAAAGAGAGGCTGTGCAAAAGATAAACGAGGGTGCTTCATTGCTTTTTTTGGTCGGATATGCGGGAACGGGAAAGAGTACGACTTCTAAAACAATCCTTGATCTGTTAAATACAAAATATGATTCAAAAGAGATAATAACATGTGCTCTTAGCGGTATAGCATCGCAGCGCATTGCTGATACAACCGGTTATGAAAGTGCAACTATTCAGTCGTTGTTGATGAAGTTTGAAGAGAGAGATAATTTTCCATACTCAGTAGTATTGATAGATGAAGCTTCCATGATAAATTCTTTTCTTTTTGCAAGACTTATCTCAAAAATCAATAAAAATGCAATTATTATAATTGTAGGAGATGATGCGCAGCTACCTCCCATCGGTGCGGGAAATATTTTGAGTGATGTTTTAACTCTCGAGCTCGCACCTATTGTAAAGCTTACAAAAATATATAGACAGAGTGAAGAGCAGGCAATTACGCTTATAGCAAATGATATACGAAAAGGTATAGTGCCGGAGTATAAAAAGAGGTATGAAGATTTTGAATTTATAGATGTAAGCATCAGCAACTATTATGCGCTTAAAAATCAGCTCTCACAAAATGAACTCCAAGAGATAAGGGAAAATAACTCGGCACAAATTATTGCAGAAATTGTTCATAAAGTTATAGATTCTATTGAGAAAGCAAGATATAGACTTAACAACAAACAGATAAAAGAGTATTTAAACTATTTTCAAGTAATAACTCCCATGAAGGGCGGAACACTGGGTGTAAATAATCTTAACAAAATTTTGCAGGAGTACTTTAATCCAAATCCAAAAAAGTGTGTAAAGAAAGGCACTTTAGAACTTAGACTTATGGATAAAGTAGTCCATATTAAAAATGAAAATATGACATCATGGAGCAGTGAAGAGTTTAAAAACGGTGAAGATTCCGCTCAAAGGCGTATCTATAACGGCATGAGCGGACTTCTTTTTAGGATAGATGAGGAAGATGAACAAGCGTTCGTTTTTTATCCGAATGAAGATGTGGTGGTTGTATATGAGTATGAAGAGTTAAAATCATATCTAATGCTCTCTTATGCTTTAACTATTCACAAAGTTCAAGGCATGGAGTACGATATTGTTGTGATTCCAATGACATTTTCTCACTATATTATGCATAATACAAAACTACTCTACACCGCTATTACAAGGGCAAAGCATAAATGTATTTTAATAGGTGAAAGCATGGCTTTTGAGAGTGCATGTAAAAAGTTTGAAGTGACAAGAAGAGATACTGTCTTTTTAGAACTATAA
- the modB gene encoding molybdate ABC transporter permease subunit → MIESFQNIEFEPFLLSFKLAGITTIILFILSLPLAWYLSQTKSKLKPFIEATTALPIVLPPSVLGFYILFSLSHNSPLGAFFEDTFGIKLVFNFTGLVIASCFYSLPFMVQPLQSGFESINKNILEASYISGKNKFETILKVALPNMKPSLITAIIVTFAHTVGEFGVVLMVGGSISGETKVASVAIYEMVEIMDYTSAHIYSAIMLIISFFVLLGVYAFNRKQKFSGFIK, encoded by the coding sequence ATGATTGAATCTTTTCAAAATATAGAATTTGAACCATTTTTACTCTCTTTTAAATTAGCCGGCATAACAACAATTATACTTTTTATTTTATCCTTACCTCTTGCTTGGTACTTATCGCAGACTAAATCAAAACTCAAACCTTTTATTGAGGCTACAACTGCTCTGCCCATTGTTTTACCACCATCAGTTTTAGGTTTTTATATACTTTTCTCACTCTCTCATAACTCTCCGCTTGGAGCTTTTTTTGAAGATACCTTTGGCATAAAACTTGTATTTAACTTTACCGGTCTTGTAATCGCAAGCTGTTTCTACTCTTTGCCTTTTATGGTTCAACCGCTTCAAAGCGGTTTCGAATCTATCAATAAAAATATTCTTGAAGCATCATATATAAGCGGAAAAAATAAATTTGAGACTATTCTAAAAGTAGCTCTTCCAAATATGAAACCTTCGCTTATAACAGCTATTATTGTGACTTTTGCCCATACGGTTGGAGAATTTGGGGTTGTGCTAATGGTTGGGGGAAGCATATCAGGAGAGACAAAAGTAGCATCTGTAGCAATATATGAAATGGTTGAGATTATGGACTACACATCTGCTCATATCTATAGTGCCATTATGTTGATAATAAGCTTTTTTGTACTTCTTGGAGTCTATGCTTTTAACCGAAAACAAAAATTTTCCGGATTTATAAAATGA
- a CDS encoding ABC transporter ATP-binding protein, giving the protein MINIDINKRLHGIQTNMLLEIKLDIKTGDFVALAGQSGSGKTTLLRILAGLEDANGELKIGNDFWLKDKFALSAQKRGIGFVFQDYALFANMSVIENLLFVSKNRELAQHLLEITELSKLKDRYPNTLSGGQKQRVALCRALMNRPKLLLMDEPLSALDPYMRTKLQNEILSLHHEFKTTTIMVSHDPSEIYKLASRVVVLQNGKIINDGTPKDVLLRTHGSQKFSFEGEILDIIKVDVIFIAVIAIANQLVEVVVSQDEAKNLKVGNIVNIGTKAFSPTITSIK; this is encoded by the coding sequence ATGATAAATATAGATATAAACAAAAGACTTCACGGCATCCAAACAAATATGCTCCTAGAGATAAAACTCGACATAAAAACCGGTGATTTTGTGGCGCTTGCAGGACAAAGCGGAAGCGGAAAAACAACACTTTTAAGAATACTTGCCGGATTAGAAGATGCTAACGGCGAATTAAAAATAGGTAATGATTTTTGGCTAAAAGATAAATTTGCTCTCAGCGCACAAAAAAGAGGAATCGGTTTTGTTTTTCAGGATTATGCACTTTTTGCAAATATGAGCGTTATTGAAAACCTTCTTTTTGTATCCAAAAACAGAGAGTTAGCCCAGCATCTTTTAGAGATAACAGAACTTAGTAAACTAAAAGATAGATATCCAAACACCTTAAGCGGCGGACAGAAACAAAGAGTTGCTCTTTGCCGTGCTTTGATGAACAGGCCAAAACTGCTTTTAATGGATGAACCGCTCTCCGCGCTTGATCCTTATATGAGAACGAAACTCCAAAATGAGATTCTTTCACTCCATCATGAATTTAAAACAACCACCATTATGGTAAGTCATGACCCAAGCGAAATATATAAACTCGCTTCGCGTGTTGTAGTTTTGCAAAATGGAAAAATCATAAATGATGGAACACCAAAAGATGTTTTACTGCGAACTCACGGAAGTCAAAAATTCTCTTTTGAGGGAGAAATACTCGACATAATAAAGGTTGATGTTATTTTTATAGCTGTTATCGCGATAGCAAATCAACTTGTTGAAGTGGTGGTAAGTCAAGATGAAGCTAAAAACTTAAAAGTTGGAAATATCGTCAACATTGGCACAAAGGCATTTAGCCCTACAATTACATCAATAAAGTAA
- a CDS encoding SDR family NAD(P)-dependent oxidoreductase translates to MQNKTILVTGANGGLGNAFIEALLEQSPKKIYAAARDIKTLEHLKNRNNIELLELDITDAASVQAAKERANDIDVLINNAGVNSNARVFGANYHDLEVNYKGTANLCKSYFEYAKEHKMQIINISSIAALCNLPIMAEYSISKSALHSFTQALRAELKAYGSEVYEVFPGPIDTRLTEGADMPKADPMDVAKEVLKCVAKREFEIFPDGFAKMIQERLIADPQGVEADFAMSVAG, encoded by the coding sequence ATGCAAAATAAAACAATTTTAGTTACAGGTGCAAACGGCGGACTGGGAAATGCTTTTATAGAGGCTCTTTTGGAACAAAGCCCAAAAAAGATCTATGCGGCAGCAAGAGATATAAAGACTCTTGAGCATTTAAAAAACAGAAACAATATTGAACTTTTAGAGCTTGATATCACTGATGCTGCTTCAGTGCAGGCTGCAAAAGAGAGAGCAAATGATATCGATGTACTTATCAACAATGCAGGCGTCAACTCCAACGCAAGAGTTTTTGGCGCTAACTATCATGATCTGGAAGTAAATTACAAAGGTACGGCAAATCTCTGCAAAAGCTACTTTGAGTACGCAAAAGAGCATAAAATGCAGATTATCAATATCTCCTCCATTGCAGCTCTTTGCAATCTCCCGATTATGGCAGAATACTCCATCTCAAAAAGTGCTCTTCACTCCTTTACTCAGGCTTTGCGAGCAGAGCTAAAAGCTTATGGCAGCGAAGTATATGAGGTTTTCCCCGGACCAATTGATACAAGGTTGACAGAAGGCGCCGACATGCCAAAAGCAGACCCGATGGATGTAGCAAAAGAGGTCTTAAAGTGTGTTGCAAAGAGAGAGTTTGAGATATTTCCAGATGGCTTTGCAAAGATGATACAAGAGAGACTTATAGCCGACCCACAAGGGGTAGAAGCGGATTTTGCCATGTCGGTAGCGGGTTAA
- a CDS encoding cation:proton antiporter, translating to METLLYIGFLFVLGALVERFSSTLYVPKVVGYLIAGLVVGPEILGIIPYYFVENSHIITNLALSIIAVLAGATLKISNLNGHAKEIVSITLFQSMTTFVVVTLGFIFIGDFFGFSITQTIVTALILGGIATATAPATPLAVVHEFRAKGIFISTLLAVVAADDAVSLIIFSLALTVSLTLMGSDIYSWENIANALFLITFSAFLGVVAAFINKSFEKLFAHHKGMETISTLGLIFIVYSLSEFWGLEPLLSAMVMGIVMTNISKDFDIVEEEIDNHLAEIIFMLFFIISAMHLKLEALFSLPLAIGAYVLLRFFGKVGGSYVGAFVSKSSQEIKKYLGLALMPQAGIAIGLVLSLQNQSGFESLAPTLLNIVIAATLIHEVVGPFMTKFALKKSGEMYKNVI from the coding sequence ATGGAAACACTTCTATATATAGGTTTTCTTTTTGTACTTGGCGCTCTTGTTGAGCGCTTTAGTTCAACATTGTATGTTCCAAAAGTAGTAGGTTATTTGATAGCCGGTTTAGTTGTCGGTCCTGAAATTTTGGGAATTATACCTTATTATTTTGTGGAAAATTCTCATATTATTACAAATTTGGCACTTTCTATTATTGCTGTTTTAGCGGGTGCAACGCTTAAAATATCAAATCTTAACGGACATGCAAAAGAGATTGTTTCTATAACTCTTTTTCAATCTATGACTACATTTGTTGTTGTAACCTTAGGCTTTATTTTTATAGGTGATTTTTTTGGTTTTTCCATTACTCAAACGATAGTAACAGCTTTAATTTTAGGAGGCATTGCAACTGCAACAGCTCCTGCTACGCCTCTTGCAGTTGTACATGAATTTCGTGCTAAAGGCATTTTTATTTCAACGCTTCTTGCCGTTGTAGCTGCGGATGATGCCGTCTCTTTGATTATATTCTCTTTAGCACTTACTGTAAGTCTTACGCTTATGGGAAGTGATATTTATAGTTGGGAAAATATTGCCAATGCACTTTTTCTTATAACTTTTAGTGCTTTTTTAGGAGTAGTAGCTGCTTTTATAAATAAAAGTTTTGAAAAACTTTTTGCGCATCATAAAGGAATGGAGACCATATCTACATTAGGATTGATATTTATTGTTTACAGTCTTAGCGAATTTTGGGGGTTGGAGCCGCTTTTAAGCGCTATGGTTATGGGAATAGTAATGACAAATATTTCCAAAGATTTTGATATAGTCGAAGAGGAGATTGACAACCATTTGGCTGAGATTATTTTTATGCTTTTTTTTATTATCTCTGCCATGCATCTAAAATTAGAAGCACTTTTCTCTCTCCCTTTGGCTATAGGAGCATATGTTTTATTAAGATTTTTTGGAAAAGTCGGGGGAAGTTATGTTGGAGCTTTTGTTTCTAAAAGCAGCCAAGAAATAAAAAAATATTTGGGATTGGCTCTTATGCCGCAAGCAGGAATAGCTATAGGTTTAGTACTCTCATTGCAAAATCAAAGTGGGTTTGAGTCATTAGCCCCCACGCTTTTAAATATTGTTATTGCGGCGACACTTATCCATGAAGTTGTCGGTCCGTTTATGACAAAGTTTGCACTCAAAAAAAGCGGAGAAATGTATAAAAATGTAATTTAG
- a CDS encoding cupin domain-containing protein, with protein sequence MSKNIFKNIPKPSENEFFEELISKNGIKIERIISHGHKSSQFEWYNQTNDEWVILLQGEAVISFEDEASVKLFAGDFINIPAHKKHRVSWTKPDEDTIWLAVHY encoded by the coding sequence ATGAGTAAAAATATATTTAAAAATATTCCTAAACCATCAGAAAATGAATTTTTTGAAGAGCTTATCTCAAAAAATGGGATTAAAATAGAAAGAATTATTTCACATGGACATAAAAGCAGTCAATTTGAGTGGTATAATCAAACCAATGATGAGTGGGTTATTTTGCTTCAGGGGGAAGCTGTTATATCATTTGAAGATGAAGCAAGCGTTAAACTTTTTGCCGGAGATTTTATCAATATTCCTGCGCATAAAAAACATAGGGTTTCATGGACAAAGCCAGATGAAGACACTATTTGGCTTGCAGTTCATTACTAA
- the glyQ gene encoding glycine--tRNA ligase subunit alpha, producing MITFSEMLLKLQEFWMKQGCNIVQPYDIPAGAGTFHPATFLRSLDSTPWSVAYVAPSRRPTDGRYGENPNRLGSYYQFQALIKPSPDNIQELYLKSLEYLGLDVKNHDIRFVEDNWESPTLGAWGLGWEVWLNGMEVTQFTYFQQVGGIECSPVAVEITYGTERLAMYLQGVDTVFDIVWGENEHGKTLYRDVHKEAEIEFSKYNFEVADTAMLFAEFNAKSEECLKALEAGLPLPAYDLCMMAANTFNILDARKAISQTERQNYILKIRELSKGCAELYKAQEEDRSKRVKA from the coding sequence ATGATAACTTTTAGTGAGATGTTACTAAAACTACAAGAATTCTGGATGAAGCAGGGGTGCAATATTGTTCAGCCTTACGACATTCCTGCGGGTGCGGGAACATTTCATCCGGCTACATTTTTGCGTTCACTGGACTCTACTCCATGGTCAGTTGCTTATGTGGCACCCTCTCGCCGTCCGACAGATGGAAGATACGGTGAAAATCCAAACCGTTTAGGGAGCTACTACCAGTTTCAAGCGCTTATAAAACCATCTCCCGACAATATTCAAGAGCTTTACCTAAAGTCGTTAGAGTATCTCGGACTTGATGTAAAAAATCATGATATCCGCTTCGTTGAAGATAACTGGGAATCTCCTACACTCGGTGCTTGGGGACTTGGCTGGGAAGTTTGGCTTAACGGCATGGAAGTGACACAATTTACATATTTTCAACAGGTAGGCGGCATAGAGTGCAGCCCCGTAGCGGTTGAGATAACCTACGGAACAGAGAGACTTGCCATGTATCTGCAAGGCGTGGATACTGTTTTTGACATAGTTTGGGGCGAAAATGAGCACGGAAAAACACTCTATCGCGATGTTCACAAAGAGGCAGAGATAGAGTTTAGCAAGTACAACTTTGAAGTAGCAGATACGGCGATGTTATTTGCAGAGTTTAACGCAAAAAGTGAGGAGTGTTTAAAAGCACTAGAAGCAGGACTTCCTCTTCCCGCATACGACCTATGTATGATGGCAGCAAACACTTTTAATATCCTTGATGCCAGAAAAGCAATCAGCCAAACAGAGCGCCAAAACTACATCCTAAAAATCCGTGAACTATCCAAAGGATGCGCAGAGCTATATAAAGCGCAGGAAGAGGATAGAAGCAAGAGGGTTAAGGCGTAA
- the amrB gene encoding AmmeMemoRadiSam system protein B, whose translation MKRKMSVEGSFYPARAVEIERYFEHFSAVYDEEKTLPAVKKIKALIVPHAGYIYSGYTANIAYRILQKSKIKKLVVIGPSHKMAFEGVSLCGFSSYETPFGDIGSSNFLLQKIKEQFSLSCTSQAHMEHSTEVQFPFIKHYIEDAEIIELVYSYADAESLSKIIDFVLKEEDCGVIISTDLSHFHTLSNAVRLDNICLEAIENIEIKKLQKGCEACGILGVEALLLSAKRLGLNSLLLDYRTSADASGDTESVVGYVSACLYE comes from the coding sequence ATGAAACGAAAAATGAGTGTAGAGGGTTCTTTTTATCCGGCAAGAGCTGTTGAAATAGAGAGATATTTTGAACATTTTAGTGCAGTTTATGATGAAGAAAAAACTTTACCGGCTGTTAAAAAAATAAAAGCTTTGATAGTTCCGCATGCAGGGTATATTTATTCTGGATATACTGCAAATATAGCGTATAGAATTTTGCAAAAAAGTAAAATAAAAAAGCTTGTTGTAATCGGACCATCTCATAAAATGGCATTTGAGGGAGTCTCTTTATGTGGTTTCAGCTCTTATGAAACACCTTTTGGAGATATAGGGAGTTCAAATTTTTTGCTGCAGAAAATAAAAGAGCAGTTTTCTCTTTCATGCACTTCTCAGGCACACATGGAACACAGCACGGAAGTCCAATTCCCTTTTATAAAACACTATATTGAAGATGCAGAGATAATAGAGTTGGTTTATTCATATGCAGATGCTGAGAGTTTATCTAAAATCATAGATTTTGTTTTAAAAGAAGAGGATTGCGGAGTTATAATAAGCACTGATTTAAGTCATTTTCATACCCTTAGTAATGCTGTAAGATTGGACAATATTTGTCTTGAAGCAATTGAAAATATTGAAATAAAAAAACTTCAAAAAGGTTGTGAAGCATGTGGTATATTGGGTGTAGAGGCTTTATTGCTGAGCGCTAAAAGACTTGGATTAAACTCTCTTTTGCTTGATTATAGAACTAGTGCAGATGCCAGTGGAGACACAGAGAGTGTCGTCGGATATGTGAGCGCATGTTTATATGAGTAA
- a CDS encoding DpnI domain-containing protein: MSLNLYSAKADIYHSNSQKIRVLTENWVNEFIYCPNCGSSICEYENNKPVADFYCPKCSEDYELKSKKDKMGKKIVDGAYATMIERLQSESNPNFFFLNYDKNTLDISNFIVIPKHFFIPEIIEKRNPLSSTARRAGWVGCNILLDTIPNSGKIFYVKDSKIQSKDKILEEWRKTSFLKESHNIKSKGWILDILKCIEKLDRKDFTLHDIYQFETYLKLKHPDNNNIKAKIRQQLQVLRDKNYLKFEGLGKYILK; the protein is encoded by the coding sequence ATGAGTTTAAATCTTTACTCAGCAAAAGCGGATATTTACCATAGTAACTCACAAAAAATACGAGTCTTAACGGAAAATTGGGTCAATGAATTTATCTATTGTCCCAATTGTGGCAGCAGTATATGTGAATATGAAAATAATAAGCCTGTTGCTGATTTTTATTGTCCTAAATGCAGCGAAGATTATGAACTCAAAAGCAAAAAAGACAAAATGGGTAAAAAAATTGTCGATGGTGCTTATGCTACGATGATTGAACGCCTGCAAAGTGAATCAAATCCTAACTTCTTCTTTTTGAATTATGATAAAAACACTCTTGATATCTCTAATTTTATAGTTATTCCCAAGCATTTTTTTATTCCAGAAATAATTGAAAAGCGAAACCCGCTCTCTTCAACAGCTAGAAGAGCGGGATGGGTAGGATGCAATATTCTTCTCGACACTATTCCAAATAGCGGTAAAATATTTTATGTCAAAGATTCCAAGATACAAAGTAAAGATAAAATTTTAGAAGAGTGGCGTAAAACAAGTTTTTTAAAAGAGTCTCATAATATTAAATCCAAAGGTTGGATACTTGATATTTTAAAATGTATTGAAAAACTTGATAGAAAAGATTTTACGCTCCATGATATCTATCAATTTGAAACTTATCTTAAACTCAAACATCCAGACAACAATAATATTAAAGCAAAAATCAGGCAGCAGCTTCAGGTTTTAAGAGATAAAAATTACTTAAAATTTGAGGGTTTAGGAAAATATATATTAAAATAA
- a CDS encoding TOBE domain-containing protein, with protein MNTIEAKVKEIQSVENLNIVKFDFHKTTLIMMSLELNKDVKIESKIKLSTKSTHIGIAKSFNGDISYSNQLKAKIINIDSGKLLSSVTVKVYDSLLESIITKESCQKMNLQVGETITVFIEANELSILEILND; from the coding sequence ATGAACACTATAGAAGCCAAAGTTAAAGAGATACAGAGTGTTGAAAATTTAAATATTGTAAAATTTGATTTTCACAAAACAACACTTATTATGATGAGCTTAGAACTTAATAAAGATGTTAAAATTGAATCAAAAATAAAACTTTCTACAAAATCAACGCATATTGGCATCGCCAAATCTTTTAACGGCGATATAAGCTACTCAAATCAACTTAAAGCGAAAATTATAAATATCGACAGCGGAAAACTGCTAAGCAGTGTAACTGTCAAAGTTTATGACAGTTTGCTTGAGTCCATAATCACAAAAGAATCGTGTCAAAAAATGAATTTACAAGTAGGAGAAACTATAACAGTTTTTATAGAAGCAAATGAGCTCTCTATACTGGAGATTTTAAATGATTGA